The region CGCGAGGGCCATGGAGGGGGCCGTATAGGCGTTCACCAGTTCCTCGATGGCTGCGCCTCGGTCGGTCAATGCGACGGGGACGCTCGCGACGATGCGCTTTCCGGCGGGCAGTCGCGACGCGACGTGCCCTGCGATGAAATCGGGTCCCGCAAAGACGAGGGTCACGCCGTCGGCGAGTTCGCCGGCCAGCTCGATCATCCTGGGCCCGAGCGCAGCGAGGATCACCGGCGGCGCCTCGGTACCGGGCACCGGCGTATCGACGCGCACCCGTTCGAACTCCCCCGCGTACTTCACGTATTCCCCGCGCAGGAGCGGGCGCAACACCTCGAGCGTTTCCCGTGTCCGGCTGAGCATCCGGTCGCCGTCGAGCCCGAGCTTCTTCTGGAGGATCACCGCATGGCCGCTGCCGACGCCCAGGCACAGGCGGTTGCGGGAGGCCAGCTGGGTGGTGAGGGCCTGCTGGGCGAGGGTCGCGACGTGGCGGGTGGGGAGCGGCACGACCGAGGTGCCCAGCTCGATGCGCTTCGTGCGGAGCCCGGCCATCGCGAACAGGGTCAGCACGTCGTGGGCGAAGATCTGGCCGATCCAAAGGCTGTCGAAGCCTTCCGCTTCGGCTACCTCGAAGTCCGCGAGCAGGCTCTCTGCGTCGGGCGCGGCGCGCGTGTCGAACTGAACTCCGATCCGAAGCATCGGCTCCATAGTCTACACTGCGTTGTCATCTCCAGACGACATGGTAAAGGGGCCCTGCATGGGACGGTGGAGCAAGGAAGAGATCGAGCGCGCCTTCAAGACCTATCAGGTGCAGGGCCGCGCCGCAGCGCGCTCGGGTGACTGGCACCGCTGGGGCGAGATGTTCACCGAGGACGCCACCTACCTGGAACATCAGGTGGGCGAATGGGGTGGGCGAGCCGCCATCGCGCGCGAGATGGCGGCGCTCATGCACAAGAGCGAAGACACGCCTTGGGTCTGGGTCAACCAATACCCGGTGAAGGCCTACCTCGTCGACGAGGACCGCGGTTGGGTCTGGTCGCAGATCTGGAACCGGATGGAGGATCCGGGCAACGGCCGCGTTTTCCAAGAGAACTGCTTGACCATGCTGCGCTACGACGGACACGGACTCTTCAGCTACGAGGAAGACCTCTACAACCCACACGCCTACGTGCGGATGGTCGAGGAGTGGGTCGAGGTCCGCGCGGAGTGTGAACGAGACGGCGCCGACGCGACGACCCGCGCCGCGCGCGCAGATGCGGCGCGCGCCTTCGCCGACATCCCGACGTTCGCAGCAGCGACTCCGCCCGACACGATCGGTGCGGCGCACGCCGACGCGCGGGCGGCCCGCGGCACCCGCGGACGCTTTCCGCGGGAAGAGATCGAGGAGGCCTTCGATCACTTCCGCAAACAGCTCGCACTCGCCGGGAAGACGCGGGATTGGAACCACCTGGGAGCCGCGCTCACCAAGGACGTCACCTGGATCGACTGCGCGTTGGGTCATCTCGGGAAGCGCGAAGGCATCGTGCGGGTGCTGGAGGAGCGGTTGCATCGGGTCGACCCCGATGCGCCCTGGGTCCAGCTCTGTCGCTTCCCGGTCGGTGAGTTCATCATCGACGAAGCGCGCGAGAGCGTGTGGGCCTTCTTCTGGGCGCGCTTCGACGACGTGGGTGATGGCAGTCGGCACGAAGCGAAGGTCTTCGCCGAGCTGCAGTACCACGGCGACGGCCTGTTCAAGGTGGTCGAGACGCTCTACAACCCGAATCACTTCGATCGGGCGATGGAGTCCTACAAGGCGGCGCGCGATGCCTACGAGGAGCGTCGCGAACGCCGGGCGAAACGTCTGGCGGAACGCGAGGCGAAGGCCCGCGCCGTGACGCCGGACGATTGATCAGGCCAAGGGACTTCGCCAGGGCGCCGCTCGGAGGATCGTCTCGCTCATCGTCACCGAGCCCATGGTCTTGAAGTTCACGAAGCGGAGCAGATCGGCCACCGCTTCACGCTGGCCTTCTTCGCTTCCGTAGAAGGCGTCGCGATCCGTGAGGATCTCGAGGGAGGCGACCGATTCGAAGACGATCCCACGATAGGGCGGGGCGTCCTCGGTGACGGGCCGGGCGATGGTGTTGCGCACGTAACGCGTGAGCGGGTGGATGCGCAACGAAAGGGGCGTGTGCGATCCATGCCAACACGCGAAGAACTCGTCGTCCGAGAGGCCAGGCTTCGGACCGAGGGCGGTGCCGATCGAAACCGTCGGACTCGTGACCCCGTCGGGCCAGTCGCGCTTCGCGTACTCTCGGGGAGTCGACTCAGCGACCGAGTAGCCCGCGAGTCGCGTGCTCACGCCCCGAAGCGCCTCCTCGATGGGGGTTCGGCCGTCGACGCTGTCGAGCCAGACCGAGATGCTCGCCGACATCAGGCCGAGCGGATCCATCTGGCTCTCGACGGGCGGCGCGTCGGGGCCACGCTGGTCGCTCACGTAGACCTCCAACTCGAGGAGATCCGTCGCGAGGAGCCGTTCGGCGACGGGTCCGACCAGCGCCTCTCGAAGCGCGTTCGGCTCCATCTCCGAGCCGAGCAGGTAGATGAGCTTCTCCATCGGGTGTCCTATTGGGCGAAGTACTCGCCGCCGTTGGCATCGAGGGTCTGCCCCGTCACCGCGAGCGAGCGGGGCGAGGCCATCAAGAGGACCGAGCCCGCGATGTCGTCCGACGTGGGGATGCGTTGCCCGAGCGGGATCCGCGCCTCGATCTCGCCGCGCACTTCGGCTTCGCTGACCCCCCGCTGCGACGCGTCCCAGGTGATCCACTGCTGGACGCTCGGGCCATCGATCCAGCCTGGCGCCACTGCGTTCACGCGCACCTGCTCGGGGCCGAGTTCCAGGGCCAGCATCTTCACGGTGGTGTGCAGACTCCCCTTCGAGATGGCGTAGGCCCCGTCGCCCACGCGCACCTTCCGCATCGCCATGGAAGTAACGAACACGACCGAAGCGTCGCCGCGTTCCGCGGCCGCGCGCACGAGGTGCGGTCGGCACGCCTTCGTCAGCTCGAGCGGGCCGTAGAGATTGACCTCGAAGATGCGCCGCCAGTCCTCATAGTCGGCGTCGACCACGCCGGCGGGGGCTCCTGCCGTGAACGCGTTGTGCACCAGCACGTCGACGGCGCCGAAGGCATCGAAGGCGGCGGCGGCGAGACCTGCCGCCTGTCGCGGGTCGGCGAGGTCGGTGGGCACCGCGATGGCTTCCGCACCCGTGGCGGCGAGTTCCTGTTGTAGTGCTTCGAGGCGGTCGCTCGAGCGTGCTGCCAAGACGAGCTTCGCTCCCGCTTCCGCGAGAAGCCGGGCCGTCGACACGCCCAGCCCGGGTCCGACGCCCGAGACGATTGCGACCTTGCCTTCGAGCCCCAGCAGATCCGTGCCCACGCGCGGTCCTTTCGATGGGACGCCGCGCAGATTCCGTCAGGGGGCTGCGTGATCGTCCAGATCGGAACACGGTAGCGGTTCATGACCGGCCCGTGTCCGGCTCGCTTCGATCGAGTGCGCGCGATTCGGGGGTGCCCGGGCGAGCCGGGAGCGTGAGCGCCGGACGGAGGCGTGCTATCCCGCTGGCGGTTTCCTCCGGCTTCCGACGAGCCGGGGCCGTACGCAGCGCAGGAGCCTCTGATGACCACGCCCGACGTCAGCCTCGAACCCGACGATCTCCTCGCCGAGGCGTCCCAACGCGCCGATGGGCTCACGGACCTCGGCGAAGAGCCGTTTCGCGAGGGGTTGGAGCGGTTCAGCGCTTCCCTGGAGTCGGAAGGGAAACTGAATCCCCTTGGACGCGTGATCGCGAAGGAACGGGCACTCGGTCATGCGGTGAACCGGCTGCGCTACGTCGACGACCGCAAGACGCATCCCGAGATCGCGAAGCAAGAGATCGAGAAGCCCGTGTTCATCGTTGGGCTTCCGCGCACAGGCACGACGATCCTCCACGATATCCTGGCGAAGGACCCGTCGAATCGCGCCCCGATGACGTGGGAGACGATGTTCCCGTCGCCGCCCCCGGAGGCCGCGACCTTCGACACCGACCCCCGCATCGCCCAATGCGCCGCCACGTTCCCCGACGTCTTCGACCAGATCCCGGGCTTCAAGGCGATGCACCCGATGGGGGCCGAACTCACCCAGGAGTGCGTCACGATGATGGGGGAGGCGATGATCACGCCGCTCTTCCACAACCAGTTCCGCGTTCCGAGCTACCAGGACTGGGTCGATGACGAAGCCGATTTCGGTCCGGTCTACGCGTTCCACCGGAAACAGCTCCAACACCTCCAATCACGGCACGCGCGCGATCGTTGGATCCTGAAGACGGGCGCCCATATGTGGGGGCTCGCCCATCTGCTGGAGACCTACCCCGACGCGCGGATCGTCTTCACCCACCGCGATCCGGTCGACTCGATGACCTCCTACGCGAGCTTGACGTCCTTGGTTCGGACGATGGGGAGCGATTCCGTCGACCGCGAGGAGATTGCGGCCGACTGGACGGCGCGCCTGCAGAAAGTGGTGGCGCGCACCCTCGCGGTCCGAAACGCCCGGGACTACCCCGACGCTCAGTTCACCGATGTCCTGTTCTCGGATTTCGTCGCGGACCCCTTCGCGACGGTACGCCGGATCTATGAGGCCTTCGGGATCCCGATGAGCGCCGAGGCCGAGGCCCGGGTGCGCGCATTCATCGACGACAACCCGAAGGGGAAGCACGGGGTTCACGAGTACGCGGCCGAGGACTACGGGGTCGATCCGCGCGCCGTGCGGGACGCTTTCGCCGGGTACGTCGAGCGCTTCGGGCTGGCGCCGTAGCCGCGGTTGCGCGCGCTGTGAGGGCGTAGCCCTCAGACCAGGAAGCTGTCCGGCGAGAGCCCCACCCGGAGGCGACCGTAGAGTTCGTGGCGCGCGTCGGCATCGAAGGCGATGTGGCCGACGACCACGTTGGCGTCGCGCAGGGCGCGCTGCAGCGGATCGGTGGAGAACTGGGCGCTACCGCCGCTGGCGTTGGATACGAGCTGGATGGTGTCGCGGGCCTGGTGCACCGAGCGCGTCATCGCGAGCGCCCAGCGCGCGCGGTCGAGCATGCTGGCGTCGCCGCGTCGCGCCATGACGTCGGCGATCGTGTCTCGCATCCGACGTTCCGCGTCCTGCAAGCCGGCCTCGGCTTCGGCGATGCGCCGTTGGATCGAGCTCTTCGCGCTCTCGGGTTTGCTGCCGAGCATGCGCACGCGCGCCGCGGTCTTCTCGGCGAAGCGCCGCACGACGCTGCGGGCCTGGCCGATGATCGGGGTCGACGCCGCGGTCATCAGCACTGGAACCATCGGCGTGCGAAAGATCGGATCCGACCAGAGCCGGGCGCCACGGCCGTTCCCGGACACCGCGTCGAGGAGCGACATGCTCTGTTCTTCGGGAACGAAGACCTCGTGCAAGACGACGTCGTTGCTTGCCGTGGCGCGCATGCCGGCCACGTGCCAGACGTCGTCGATCTCCACCTGGTCGCGCGGCACCGCGAAGAAGCGGGGGGCGGGTCCGCCGTCTCCACCCGGGTCGCCGCCGACCATCACCCAGGAGCAGTGGGACGACCCGCTGCCCCAGCGCCAGCGCCCGTCGAGCACGAAGCCTCCGTCGACGGTGCGGCAACTGGACTCGCCGTGGATCGCGGCGGGCGCCAGCACCGGTTCGGCGTCGGCGTAGAGGCTCTTCGAGAACGACTCGGGGAAATGGCAGAAGAGCCAGTTGTGTTCCACCAGGAAGGTGGTCCACCAGGCGAGCGAGGTATCCGCCTCGCCCAGGGTCATGCCCACGTCGCAGAAGGTGTCGAGATCGAGCGCGTCGCCGCCGTACTCGCGGGGGAGCAGGGCGCGGAAGACGCCGCTGTCGCGTACCAGTTCCACGGCGCGGTCGGTGGGCCGTCGCAGCTCCTCGGAAGCCGCGGCCTCCTCGGCCAGCTGCGGCACGACCGCGCGGACACGCTCGAGGAGTTGGGCGGCTCGTTCGTTCGCTGCGGCGCTCATGTCGACACCCTACTCGATCGCGCCGGCTTCGGGTCCACCGCGCACGCTCGTCTTGGCGCTCAGTCGCGCGGCCACTCGGGCGGCCGCTTCTCGATGAACGCCTTCATGCCCTCGGTCATCTCGGGGCTTCGCATGGCCCGTTTGAACAGGTTGTGGTCGTGGCGGGGGAGCCGGGCGTTGAAGTCTTCCTTGATCATCGAGCGCGCCTGGGGCCCGGTGCGTCGGATCTGGTCCAGGGTCCACGCAATCTCCGACTCGAAATCGGCGTCGGGTACCACCTTGCCCACCAGCCCGAGGCTCTCGGCCTCGCGCGCTTCGAGCTTTGCGCCGGTGAACATCAGATACTTCGCCTTCCCCAGTCCGACGTAGTCGGCCAGGCGCGCGCTCATGTAGGGGTCGGGGATGCCGCGGAGCAGCTCCGGGCTGCGAAACACGGCGCTCTCGACCGCGATCGAGACGTCGCTGTGCATCAGCAAGTTCAGCCCACCCGCGTGACACGCACCGTTCACGGCCGCGACGACGAGCTTGCGGCAGCTCTCGAAGTGGCGGAACGGGAAGTTGGCCGTCGGATCGGCCTCCTTCATGGCTGCCGAATCTTCCTGCTGGCCCGACATGTCGCCGCCCACGCAGAACCAGTCGCCGGTGCCGCGGAAGCAGAGGGCGTCGATCTCCGGGTCGTCATCGGCGAGGATCGCCGCGTCGCGGAGGCCCCGATACATGTCGAGGGTCATCGCGTTGCGGCGATCGACCCGATCGATCCGCACGTGCACCACGCGGTTCTCCAGCGTGCCGTGGAGGTAGGGCGTTCCGAGGTCGAGTTCCTTCATTCGGGTCCTTCCGAGCTACCGCGGGCCGTGCAGCGACGGCGCCAGGGGCGGCGCAGTCTATCAGCAGACCGCGGCGGGC is a window of Myxococcota bacterium DNA encoding:
- a CDS encoding LLM class flavin-dependent oxidoreductase, with the protein product MLRIGVQFDTRAAPDAESLLADFEVAEAEGFDSLWIGQIFAHDVLTLFAMAGLRTKRIELGTSVVPLPTRHVATLAQQALTTQLASRNRLCLGVGSGHAVILQKKLGLDGDRMLSRTRETLEVLRPLLRGEYVKYAGEFERVRVDTPVPGTEAPPVILAALGPRMIELAGELADGVTLVFAGPDFIAGHVASRLPAGKRIVASVPVALTDRGAAIEELVNAYTAPSMALAPYQRTMQTQGFERVSELAIVGNEQTLEAGLARLDASGATDLNPILVSGEADPECASRTRAFLAERARRGRGET
- a CDS encoding enoyl-CoA hydratase/isomerase family protein, with protein sequence MKELDLGTPYLHGTLENRVVHVRIDRVDRRNAMTLDMYRGLRDAAILADDDPEIDALCFRGTGDWFCVGGDMSGQQEDSAAMKEADPTANFPFRHFESCRKLVVAAVNGACHAGGLNLLMHSDVSIAVESAVFRSPELLRGIPDPYMSARLADYVGLGKAKYLMFTGAKLEAREAESLGLVGKVVPDADFESEIAWTLDQIRRTGPQARSMIKEDFNARLPRHDHNLFKRAMRSPEMTEGMKAFIEKRPPEWPRD
- a CDS encoding EthD domain-containing protein, with translation MEKLIYLLGSEMEPNALREALVGPVAERLLATDLLELEVYVSDQRGPDAPPVESQMDPLGLMSASISVWLDSVDGRTPIEEALRGVSTRLAGYSVAESTPREYAKRDWPDGVTSPTVSIGTALGPKPGLSDDEFFACWHGSHTPLSLRIHPLTRYVRNTIARPVTEDAPPYRGIVFESVASLEILTDRDAFYGSEEGQREAVADLLRFVNFKTMGSVTMSETILRAAPWRSPLA
- a CDS encoding SDR family oxidoreductase → MGTDLLGLEGKVAIVSGVGPGLGVSTARLLAEAGAKLVLAARSSDRLEALQQELAATGAEAIAVPTDLADPRQAAGLAAAAFDAFGAVDVLVHNAFTAGAPAGVVDADYEDWRRIFEVNLYGPLELTKACRPHLVRAAAERGDASVVFVTSMAMRKVRVGDGAYAISKGSLHTTVKMLALELGPEQVRVNAVAPGWIDGPSVQQWITWDASQRGVSEAEVRGEIEARIPLGQRIPTSDDIAGSVLLMASPRSLAVTGQTLDANGGEYFAQ
- a CDS encoding sulfotransferase encodes the protein MTTPDVSLEPDDLLAEASQRADGLTDLGEEPFREGLERFSASLESEGKLNPLGRVIAKERALGHAVNRLRYVDDRKTHPEIAKQEIEKPVFIVGLPRTGTTILHDILAKDPSNRAPMTWETMFPSPPPEAATFDTDPRIAQCAATFPDVFDQIPGFKAMHPMGAELTQECVTMMGEAMITPLFHNQFRVPSYQDWVDDEADFGPVYAFHRKQLQHLQSRHARDRWILKTGAHMWGLAHLLETYPDARIVFTHRDPVDSMTSYASLTSLVRTMGSDSVDREEIAADWTARLQKVVARTLAVRNARDYPDAQFTDVLFSDFVADPFATVRRIYEAFGIPMSAEAEARVRAFIDDNPKGKHGVHEYAAEDYGVDPRAVRDAFAGYVERFGLAP
- a CDS encoding nuclear transport factor 2 family protein, which produces MGRWSKEEIERAFKTYQVQGRAAARSGDWHRWGEMFTEDATYLEHQVGEWGGRAAIAREMAALMHKSEDTPWVWVNQYPVKAYLVDEDRGWVWSQIWNRMEDPGNGRVFQENCLTMLRYDGHGLFSYEEDLYNPHAYVRMVEEWVEVRAECERDGADATTRAARADAARAFADIPTFAAATPPDTIGAAHADARAARGTRGRFPREEIEEAFDHFRKQLALAGKTRDWNHLGAALTKDVTWIDCALGHLGKREGIVRVLEERLHRVDPDAPWVQLCRFPVGEFIIDEARESVWAFFWARFDDVGDGSRHEAKVFAELQYHGDGLFKVVETLYNPNHFDRAMESYKAARDAYEERRERRAKRLAEREAKARAVTPDD